From Nycticebus coucang isolate mNycCou1 chromosome 6, mNycCou1.pri, whole genome shotgun sequence, the proteins below share one genomic window:
- the ZNF592 gene encoding zinc finger protein 592 has product MGDMKTPDFDDLLAAFDIPDPTSLDAKEAIQTPSEENESPLKPPGMCMDESVSLSHSGSAPDVPAVSVIVKNTSRQESFEAEKDHIAPNLLHNGFRGSDLPSDPHNCGKFDSTFMNGDSARSFPGKLEPPKSEPLPTFNQFSPISSPEPEDPIKDNGFGITPKHSDSYFSAPSGCGAVGGPVLEALAKCPVPELHMFDHFCKKEPKPEPLPLGSQQECGEQGAQEVVESQKEPPASRFFGDALEFNSHPSNSVGEPSGLARELGTCSSIPPRQRLKPAHSKLSSCVAALVALQAKRVASFTKEDQADHTKDASGPTKEGSKGSPKMPKSPKSPRSPLEATRKSIKPSDSPRSVCSDSSSKGSPSVAANSPPAIPKVRIKTIKTSSGEIKRTVTRILPDPDDLSKSPVGSPLGSAIAEAPGDEVPVEESLPEADTHTRSPQSDRKGSESVTKASDSSSPNHSSGPRVPKGGAPGSQVGKKQQNTALQASTLAPATLLPKAVHLANLNLVPHSVAASVTAKSSAQRRNQPQLTQMSVPLVHQVKKAAPLIVEVFNKVLHSSNPVPLYAPNLSPPADSRIHVPASGYCCLECGDAFALEKSLNQHYSRRSVHIEVLCTLCSKTLLFFNKCSLLRHARDHKSKGLVMQCSQLLMKPISADQMFLSTPVNSMAPAAPASSSSPKHGLTAGSASPPPPALPLYPDPVRLIRYAVKCLECHKQMRDYMVLAAHFQRTTEETEGLTCQVCQMLLPNQCSFCAHQRIHAHKSPYCCPECGVLCRSAYFQTHVKENCLHYARKVGYRCIHCGVVHLTLALLKSHIQERHCQVFHKCAFCPMAFKTASSTADHSANHHPTQPYRPSQLIYKCSCEMVFNKKRHIQQHFYQNVSKTQVGVFKCPECPLLFVQKPELMQHVKSTHGVPRNVDELSSLQSSVDTSSSCPSSRISAEPPAASMAARSSSLPSGRWSRSEVHRRAEARPRLRSTGWSCQECQEWVPDRESYVSHMKKSHGRTLKRYPCRQCEQSFHTPSSLRKHIRNSHDAVKKVYTCGYCSEDSPSFPRPSLLESHISLMHGIRNPDLSQSSKVRSPRGHSPQVNHLKRPVSGVGDASGTGSGATVSSTKRHKSLFQCAKCSFATDSGLEFQSHIPQHQVDSSTAQCLLCGLCYTSASSLSRHLFIVHKVREQEEEEAAAAEVAAEAAEPEEGSGEDVSMEIRENGLEECSGEPLLTDPEARRSLGPAPEEDGAQDTQSQPHASQDQDSHALSPQV; this is encoded by the exons ATGGGGGATATGAAAACCCCAGATTTTGATGACCTTCTGGCTGCCTTTGACATCCCAGACCCTACCAGCCTTGACGCCAAGGAGGCCATCCAGACGCCCAGTGAGGAGAATGAGAGTCCCCTCAAACCTCCAGGCATGTGTATGGATGAAAGTGTGTCTTTGTCTCACTCAGGATCAGCCCCAGATGTGCCGGCCGTGAGTGTCATTGTTAAGAATACCAGCCGCCAGGAGTCATTTGAAGCGGAGAAAGACCACATTGCTCCCAACCTCCTACACAATGGATTCCGGGGCTCAGACCTGCCTTCAGATCCCCACAACTGTGGGAAGTTTGATTCAACTTTCATGAATGGAGACAGTGCCAGGAGTTTCCCTGGCAAGCTAGAGCCTCCTAAGTCAGAGCCGTTACCCACCTTCAACCAATTTAGTCCAATCTCTAGCCCAGAACCTGAGGATCCCATCAAAGATAATGGATTTGGGATAACACCCAAGCACTCTGATAGTTACTTCTCAGCCCCTTCTGGGTGCGGGGCTGTGGGGGGCCCAGTGTTGGAGGCTCTAGCTAAGTGTCCTGTTCCAGAACTGCATATGTTTGATCACTTTTGTAAGAAGGAGCCCAAGCCAGAGCCCCTGCCCCTGGGGAGCCAGCAAGAGTGCGGTGAGCAGGGCGCACAGGAGGTGGTGGAGTCTCAGAAGGAACCACCTGCCAGCCGATTCTTTGGGGATGCTTTGGAGTTCAACAGCCACCCTAGCAACAGTGTTGGAGAGCCCAGTGGGCTTGCCCGGGAGCTTGGCACCTGCTCGTCAATACCCCCTAGACAGCGTCTAAAGCCAGCTCATTCTAAGCTGTCTTCTTGTGTGGCAGCATTGGTGGCTCTACAGGCCAAAAGAGTGGCCAGTTTCACTAAGGAGGATCAGGCTGACCACACAAAGGATGCCTCAGGGCCTACTAAAGAGGGTTCTAAAGGCAGCCCCAAAatgcccaagtcaccaaagagtCCCCGGAGCCCTCTGGAGGCCACTAGGAAAAGCATCAAGCCCTCAGACAGCCCTCGGAGCGTCTGCAGTGACAGCAGCAGCAAAGGCTCTCCTTCTGTGGCTGCCAACTCCCCACCAGCGATTCCCAAAGTCAGAATCAAAACCATTAAGACATCATCAGGGGAAATCAAACGGACTGTCACAAGGATCCTACCAGACCCTGACGATCTGAGTAAATCTCCTGTTGGGTCACCTCTAGGGAGTGCCATTGCTGAGGCCCCCGGGGATGAGGTGCCTGTGGAGGAGTCCCTTCCTGAGGCAGATACACACACAAGGAGCCCTCAGAGTGACAGGAAAGGGAGTGAGAGTGTGACAAAGGCCAGTGACTCTTCGTCTCCCAACCACAGCTCAGGGCCCCGGGTCCCAAAGGGGGGTGCCCCGGGCTCACAGGTGGGCAAGAAGCAGCAGAACACAGCACTGCAGGCGTCCACCCTGGCCCCCGCTACTCTCCTTCCCAAAGCTGTGCACTTGGCCAACCTGAACCTTGTACCCCACAGTGTTGCCGCGTCAGTGACAGCCAAGTCCTCAGCACAGAGACGTAACCAGCCACAGCTCACACAGATGTCGGTGCCCCTGGTTCACCAGGTGAAGAAGGCTGCCCCACTGATTGTAGAGGTCTTCAACAAGGTCCTCCACAGCTCCAATCCCGTGCCCCTCTATGCGCCAAACCTCAGCCCACCTGCGGACAGCAGGATCCACGTGCCGGCCAGCGGGTACTGCTGCCTGGAGTGTGGAGACGCATTTGCCTTGGAGAAGAGTTTGAACCAGCACTACAGCCGGCGGAGCGTCCATATCGAGGTGCTGTGCACGCTGTGCTCCAAAACGCTGCTTTTCTTCAACAAGTGCAGCCTGCTCCGGCATGCCCGCGACCACAAGAGCAAGGGGCTTGTCATGCAGTGTTCCCAGCTGCTCATGAAGCCTATCTCTGCGGACCAAATGTTCCTGTCAACCCCTGTGAACTCCATGGCACCAGCAGCCCCAGCCTCTTCATCCTCTCCCAAACATGGCCTCACTGCAGGCAGTGCCAGTCCCCCTCCTCCAGCCCTGCCACTCTACCCTGACCCGGTGAGGCTCATCCGGTATGCAGTCAAGTGTCTGGAATGTCACAAACAGATGCGGGACTACATGGTCCTGGCTGCACATTTCCAGAGGACAACAGAGGAAACCGAGGGGCTG ACCTGCCAGGTGTGCCAGATGCTGCTGCCCAACCAATGCAGTTTCTGTGCCCATCAGCGGATTCATGCACACAAGTCCCCCTACTGCTGCCCGGAGTGTGGGGTCCTCTGTCGCTCTGCCTACTTCCAGACTCATGTGAAGGAGAATTGCCTGCACTATGCCCGCAAGGTGGGCTACAG GTGTATCCACTGTGGTGTCGTCCACCTGACCTTGGCCTTGCTGAAAAGCCACATCCAGGAGCGACACTGCCAGGTTTTCCACAAATGTGCATTCTGTCCCATGGCCTTCAAGACTGCCAGCAGCACCGCGGACCACAGTGCCAACCACCATCCAACCCAGCCCTACAGACCCTCCCA GCTCATTTATAAGTGCTCCTGTGAAATGGTCTTCAACAAGAAGAGGCACATTCAACAGCATTTTTACCAGAATGTCAGCAAGACGCAGGTGGGCGTCTTTAAGTGCCCTGAGTGCCCACTCTTGTTTGTGCAGAAGCCGGAGTTGATGCAGCATGTCAAG AGCACCCATGGTGTTCCCCGGAACGTGGATGAGCTGTCAAGCCTCCAGTCTTCAGTAGACACGTCCTCAAGCTGCCCTAGCTCTCGAATTTCTGCTGAACCCCCTGCCGCCAGCATGGCTGCTCGGAGCAGCTCCTTGCCCTCTGGCCGGTGGAGCAGGTCTGAAGTGCATCGTAGGGCAGAAGCAAGGCCTCGGCTAAGGAGCACTGGTTGGTCCTGCCAGGAGTGCCAGGAGTGGGTTCCTGATCGGGAAAGCTACGTGTCCCACATGAAGAAGAGCCACGGTCGG ACGCTGAAGCGCTACCCGTGTCGGCAGTGTGAGCAGTCCTTCCATACCCCTAGCAGCCTGCGCAAACACATCCGCAATAGCCACGATGCAGTGAAGAAGGTCTACACGTGTGG GTACTGCTCCGAGGACAGCCCCAGCTTTCCTCGGCCCTCGCTCCTGGAGAGCCACATCAGCCTTATGCATGGCATCAGAAACCCTGATTTGAGCCAGTCATCCAAAGTCAGATCTCCACGAGGACATTCCCCTCAG GTGAACCATTTGAAAAGACCAGTCAGTGGTGTGGGGGACGCTTCAGGCACCGGCAGTGGCGCAACTGTCTCTTCCACCAAAAGGCACAAGTCCCTTTTCCAGTGTGCAAAATGTAGTTTTGCCACAGATTCGGGGCTTGAGTTTCAGAGCCACATACCTCAGCACCAGGTGGACAGCTCCACAGCCCAGTGCCTGCTCTGTGGCTTGTGTTATACCTCTGCCAGCTCCCTCAGCCGCCACCTCTTCATCGTCCACAAGGTGAGagaacaggaggaggaagaggcagcagCAGCGGAGGTGGCAGCAGAGGCTGCAGAGCCTGAGGAGGGCTCTGGGGAGGATGTGTCCATGGAGATTAGAGAGAACGGACTAGAAGAGTGCAGTGGCGAGCCTTTGCTGACCGACCCAGAGGCAAGGAGGTCACTGGGCCCGGCCCCTGAGGAGGATGGTGCCCAAGATACTCAGAGTCAACCACACGCATCCCAGGACCAGGACAGCCATGCACTGTCCCCTCAGGTGTGA
- the LOC128587349 gene encoding high mobility group protein B1-like, with product MGKGDPKKLRSKMSSYAFFVQTCREEHKKKHPDASVNFLEFSKKCSERWKTMSAKEKGKFEDTAKADKACYEREMKTYIPPKGETKEKFKDPNAPKRPPSAFFLFCSEYCPKIKGEHLGLSIGDVAKKLGEMWNYTAAEDKHPDEKKSAKLKEKYEKDIAAYEAKGKPGCSEKGSRQG from the coding sequence ATGGgaaaaggagatcctaagaagctgagaagcaaaatgtcatcatatgcattctttgtgcaaacttgtcgggaggagcacaagaagaagcacccagatgcttcagtcaacttcttagagttttctaagaagtgctcagagaggtggaagaccatgtctgctaaagagaaaggaaaatttgaagatacggcaaaggcggacaaggcctgttatgaaagagaaatgaaaacctatatccctcctaaaggggaaacaaaagagaagttcaaggatcccaatgcaccaaagaggcctccttcggccttctttttgttctgttctgagtattgccccaaaatcaaaggagaacatctcggcctatccattggtgatgttgcaaagaagctgggagaGATGTGGAATTACACTGCTGCGGAGGACAAGCACCCTGATGAAAAGAAgtctgcaaagctgaaggaaaaatatgaaaaggatattgctgcatacgaagctaaaggaaagcctggatgcagcgaaaaagggagtcgtcaaggctga